The ANME-2 cluster archaeon genome segment CAAAGAGGTGCTGAAATGGTGCGATCTGGCACTTGTCACAGGAACTACAGTTGTAAACGGGACCATCGAACAGATACTTGATATGGCAGGAGAGAAAGTGGTGTTCTATGGCATCAGTATAGCTGGGGTTGCACAGTTGTTTGATCTTAACAGATTCTGTCCAAGATCGACATGATGAAGTAGAAATTAATAATGCCTACAATGAGATAATCAGGAATCAATCAATGAGGAATTTATATGACTTTAGTAATTGATGCCCATAACCATCTGGGCGGACCTGATAAAGGCGACGGCATGAGCCAGAGTGCAGGTGATATCATTGCCAGGATGGATGCCGCAGGCATTCATAAGGCTGTGGTGTTCCCATTCAATGATGAGGACCAGGGGATTTCATTTTCCAGAAGTAATGACCAAATCTATAGTGAAGTGGCCCGGAATCCTGACAGGCTGATAGGATTTGGACGCCTTGACCCCAACCAGGGGGAGTAGGCAGTGGCAGAGGCCCGACGCTGTGTTGTAGAACTGGGATTGTCAGGAATTAAACTACATCCCCATGCCCAGAAGTTTGCTATTGACAGTGCGACCGTGTACAGGATAGCAGAATGGGTGGCGGCCGCACGGCCTGACATTCCCATAATTTTCGACAACGGCAAGCCGGCATCGCCTAATCAGCTTATTGGCAACCTTGCAGAGACATTCCCTGATGTTACGTTCATTCTGGCACACATGCGGGGCGGCGACTTCATTGAAGTGACTGCAGCCCATGATAATATATTTATCCAGACCACAGTGGTGCCGCAGGTAGAAGTGGTGCAGCAGTGCGTGGATGAATTGGGAGCTGACAGGGTTATAATGGGGTTGGATTCGCCATATCATTCCATGGAGGATGAAGTGACGAAGGTGGAAGCGCTGCAGTTGCCCGAAGCTGAGAAGTTAATGGTCTTTAGTGGAACTGCAAAAAAAGTACTGAATATCTAATCCGCTTGCCACCTTATTTGCAATAATAACACCTGCTCTTATCTCTGGTGCTATTGCCAGTCGCATCAAGTTCAAGTCATATATCGCATAAGGGGGTATCCACTTATCGCATTTGTTGCACTATGGGGCCTTATCGTCTATGCACTGTCTGTCACTGGGTATGGGGCGGCGGGAGAGCCGAAGAAGGGATGAGGGATTGGAATAAGTTCAATACTAACCGCAGAGTTCGCTGAGGTACGCAGAGAGGGGTAAAAATGCTTTGCGCACTCCGCGTCCTTGGCGGTTTTTAAAGTTCACATAAATCCACAAGGTTGGCTGCCGCCAAAAAAATCCAACACCCCTTCACTCTAAACCATCCTCACAATTCTATTATCCCAAAATCCAGCGCAAGCGACAGTACAATAGCAGTCACTGAAAACGCGAAGATAACAAGGTAATTCAAACGCTCCTTCGATACCGAAAGACTCCACATAATATAATTCAACCCCTCAAAATCCTCTTCAGTAAGAGCTTCCCGTCGGTCTATCTTCTCAAGTAATCCCAGGTCCCTTATCACCCCGAACCTGCGCTTACCAATATGATACCTGTGCGCAAAGAACCACAGATACCCAACAACCCCAAGATACCATAGTATCCGTGCATAAACATCCCCGTAATGGTCGGCAATGATCACCAGTCTGAGCAGCAGTGCTGAAATAAGCCCTACCCAGAAATACATTTTTATTACAGACATCCGGTACCCTTTTGGTATCTTCACTCTGGCCCGGTCTGATTTAAACTCCTTCATAAACACCATTTACTCCTATTTATAGTATATAAAGTACAAGAAAATCCTATCTTCTGTTGGATTATAGTCTGGAACCAAATATTCTATACAAATCATATGGACTCTTTTGGCTCTTAGCGTCCTTTGCTATACAGTATTTCATAAATAATATATTTTAACAGCCGCTGGCAGCGAACAAACACAACTTCCATTCCGCACTCCGGGACCGCCGGATACCCATTCACCCATAAGGCACCGAAAAGCGCCTGCCAGCCCCCACACCACAGGGGCGGGAGGAGCAGATCGGGACGGGGCACCCGGGTGGAGTGAAGATAAGAGGGGGCGGCGGGAGAGTCGAAGAAGGGACGTGGGCTGGAGAGTACAGGTAAGATGTATTATGGGTGCATAAAGAATTTAAAAATCACTCACTTATTCATTAAAGTATTTCTAACAGATTACCTCGACTCATTCCTGTTTGATGTAAAATATCTAGCAATGTCCCTTTCGCCAGTTCTTTATGCAAAGGAACAACGGTTCTGTAGGTTTTATCCGGAGTGATTTTTTGTATTGAGACATGGCTCCCCTTTTGCCGCACCTCAACAAAACCCGCTTTTTTTAACGCAGTCACGAGTTCCTTTCCAGACAGTACTGGTAATCTAGGCATGAGCAACTTCTACAGTAGTCCAGAACGGTCTTGATGTTTCACTTGGCAGGTCTTCTGTACCGAAACTTTCAATATAAAGTTCTATAGCTTCTTTGATGTTTATTTGTACTTCATCAAGGGTTTCACCCTGGGATGTCACTCCAAGCTCAGGACATCTTGCAATAAAGAATTTATCTTCTTTTTGAATGGAAATCAGAAATGTATTCATAATGTCCTCCAGTTTTGTGATAATATATTATCTTACTATATTTTAACTTCACTGCTTATCTATGATTTTACTAAAATAAAGTAGTCTCATAAAATGTTGAATTGCGGCCAAAAGCATTGGGAGTAAGAGTTGTCCGGTCAAGTACATTAAGGGCAACGCATGGAGCAAAAAATGGCGGGAGGCAGAAATCACAATCATATTCAGTACACTGTTTCACATTCCAGACCATCCGGACCCAGGCAACAAGAATCAACAAGGTTGGCTGCCACCTGCCGCCCTAATGGGCTGCGTTGGCAGGGGTAGGGGGTGCCATATGTATTTCTATTGCTATATATTTTTACAGCCGCCGGCGGATAACAAAACATCCACTCCGCACCCACAGACCGCTGGTACCCATGTATCAGCGAGGCACCGAAAAGCGCCTGCTAGTCCCCACACCACAAGGGAGGTGGAGCAGATCAGGACGGGCACCCGGGCAGAGTGAAGGCGAGAGGAGGGCTGAAGGCCTGAGGTATTTCAAAAAACATACACTTCCTCCGGTATTGGGGGATGGCAGTAAATTTAATCTGCTAACCAGTCAATCAAAAGGTTAGCGCCATTTATCATCGGCGTTACCAATTCAGAAATAACGGAGAGATATTTTGCAAATAAGACCTACTAAAGAATCAGATTTACATGATGTATTACTTGTAGAAAAAGCTGCTTTCGGTACTGAAGAAGGCAAAGAAATAGCAGATCTTGTAAATGATTTACTTGTTGATCCAAGTGCAATGCCAATATTATCCCTTATCGCAATCAAAGATTATCAGGCCATTGGGCACATCCTATTCACAAAGGCAATAATTGATTCAAATCTTTCAATCTCAGCAGTAATTCTAGCACCACTTGCTGTTATTCCTGCTGCTCAATCACAAGGTGTTGGCGGTCAGCTTATTAATGAAGGTCTGAAGTGCTTGTCAGAATCAGGTGTTGATCTGGTATTTGTCCTCGGTCACCCAGATTATTACCCACGGCATGGCTTTAAACCAGCAAGTATTCTTGGTTTTGATGCACCTTATCCAATTCAACAAGAGCATGCGGATGCATGGATGGTTAAAGAACTTCGCTTTGGTGTTATCGGTAGCGTAAGTGGTAAGGTTCAATGTTCTGATGTGCTAAATCAACCAGAGCATTGGCGTGAATAAGCAAATAAATGCTAACAATGCCATAAAAACGGCTGGAATTCATTAGTATCTCACCGCAAAGGGTGCAAAGATCGCAAAGGATTATGTTGCATTGGCTTTGCGTCCTTAGTGTTCTTTGGGATGTATTATTTCATGAAAATTATATTTTAGCAGCCATATGGGCACTTCCCCCGCCAATAACCAGCTTAACATTAATCAATGAGGCACCACAAAAGCGCCTGCCAGCCCTCACACCACAAGGGCGGGCGGAGAGAGCGGGATAGGCACTCGGACAGAGTGAAGATGAGAGGAGCACCCGGGCAGAGTGGAGGAGATAGGTGGCGTAAAAAGGGATGGGAGCAAAAATTTTAATTGTATATCTATAAGATTATGTACTCAAGTAAATCTGACCGTAGCGAGGGATTTCTTGTAAGTCATAAGCTGAGTTAGTTATTTTTAGTATAATGTGTGAGTTGAACAAGGGAGAATTAGAAATAGTTGAAGATAGTATATTATATTCAGGCGATTCACATGGATTCAATAGTCGAGGATAAAAATGCCGTCAATATTCTATTAGGAACACTTGAAAAACTGGATGATGAGATTGAATCAGCAATAGACACCCTTGAGATTATGAGTGACCCTGAAACTTTGAACAACATCGAAGAAGGTTTAAGGGACATAAAAGAAGGACGGTTTATAACATTTGAGGATTTTCTGAGTAAACATGGATGCTGAATACAGTATAATTTTATCAAATAAATTTGATAAGACTTTTTCTCAATTGGATAGAGTTTCTCAGAAGCGAATCATTGAAAGATTAAAGGAACTTTCAAAGAATCCTAAATCTGGTAAGCCTTTGAAGGGCAGGTTCAAAGGTATTAGGTCATTGCGTGTAGGAAAGTACCGAATTTTATATGATATTCAGGAAAATCACCTTATAATAGTGGTTATTGCTATGGGCCATCGAAGAAATGTTTATGATTAGACCTTTTTAATTCAACTGCTATTGAATAAATCGTATATATCTTATATTTCAACAGCCATGGCGGCACTTGCCCTAACAACAACCAGCCGAACATGAATCCCCATCGTTTCACAGCAGATAGTGAGGTCTGGGCAATGACATTCATACATCCACGAGGCATCACAAAAGCACCTGCCAGCCCCCACACCACAAGGGCAGGCGAAGCATATCGGGAGGGGCACCCGAGCAGAGTAAAGGCGAGAGGGGGCGGAGGGAAAGACGAAGAGGGGACGGGGCTGGAGTTCATTAGTATCTCACCGCAAAGGATCCTAATGCACTGGCTTTGCGTCCTTTGCGATCTTTGCGGTGCAGTATTATATAAATAATATATTTTAACAGATTCCAGCAGCGAACAAACACAATTTCCATTCTGCACTCCAGGACCGCCGGATACCCATGCATCCGCGAGGCACCACAAAAGCACCTGCAAGCCTCCACACCACAGGAGCGGTTGGAGCAGATTGGGAGGGGCACCCTGGTTGAGGGGAGGGAAGAGGGGGCGGAAGGAGAACTGAAGAATGGATCGGGAAGTACCGTATATAGCAATATATATTAAACATATAACATCATATAGGCAACTATATGAATGCCACAACAACAATCTGCCTAGATCCTAGAGTTAAGGATATGTTGACATCTCTAAAACATTATCCTCGTGAATCATATAGCTCCGTTGTGAAGAGATTGGCAAATATGGCGATTGATGAAGAATCACTCAGCGACGAAGCGATAAATGGCATAGAAGAAGCACTGGAAGATATCAAACAGGGGCGACTGCACACCGAAGAAGAAATTCAGAAAGAGTTTGACCTGTCATGAGCTATAAGGTCAAGTACACATCTAAAGGGAAAATGGATCTTAAAAAGCTCCCTCTAGGTGTTGCACAGAGCATAATTCTATCGATTCATGACATTAAAAATGACCCCTATTCTTATGTAAAAAAGATAAAAGGGACAAAAAGTCATCCTCTTTACACTCACCGCGTTGGTGAATATCGGGTAATATTGGACATTATTGATGATAGTCTGTTGATCATAGTGATTGAAACGGGTCATCGAAGCAAAATCTACCGGAAATATTGATTCGATGAAATTCACATTTTTTTCATACATTAATTGTCTAATTTATTATTTATATAGCCATGGCGTAGCCCCCCACCTGCAACCACCCACCCAAGCATCCATTTCCATTTCGCACCCAAAGCCCGCAGGAATAATCGAAAAGCGCCTGCCAGCCCCCACACCACAAGGACGGGCGGAACAGATCGGGAGGGGCGACAGGAGAGCTGAAGAATGGATGGGGGCCGAGTTTCATTATTTGGTTCAGCGCAAAGGATTCTACTGCCATGGCTTATCGTCCTTAGCGATCTTTTCGGCATAGTATTTCATATACAATATATTTTAACTGCCGTCGGTAGCTAACAAACATAACATCCACTCCGCACCCTCGGACCGCCAGATAACTGTGCATCCATATGGCACCACAAAATCGCCTGATGGGCCTGCATAGCACAAGGGGGGAAGTCGAGGCTTGGAGTACGTTGAAATGGGTAGCAGGCTTGAGTTAAGCAAGAAGAGGAGTTAGAGTATAAAATCACAAAAGTTTAACAAATTCATCGATTGTTAAACCAGCATCTTTAATTAATCTACTTAGGGTCTCTTTCTTCATTGGATTATGTAATGGAACTGTAAGTTTAATTATATCATCACCTTCAATCTTTTCCAATCTTACATGGCTTCCACGCTGCCTGACTTTTACAAAACCAGCATTTAAAAACGCCTTAATTGCTTTCTCGCCTGAAATGACTGGTAACTTCATTTGATATACCTAGCTAGACAGCAACTTCAGCGACTTCGGCACTATTAGCTAAAACCGGATTTTCGATTGGTTCCAAATATAATTCAATAGCCTCTTTGATGTTCTCCAGTGCTTCTTCTTTACTATCACCTTCAGAAATACATCCGGGAAGAGAAGGTACATATACTACATAGCCACCCTCTTCAGCTAATTCCAAGACTACTTTAAAAATCAATATTTTCACCTTGCAATTAATTAGGTGTTTTTAGATATAAATATGGCGACATCTGCCCCACCACCAACCAACAGAACATGAATCCCCATCATTCTACAGTAGAATATGAGGTCCGGGCACTGACACCCATGCATCTACGAGGCACCACGAAAGCGCCTACCAGCCCTAAACCACAAGGGCGGTTGGAGCAGATCGGGAGGGGCACCCGGGCAGAGTGGAGGGAGGAGGGGGCGGAAGGAGAGCTGAAGAATAGGGGGGGCTGGAGTTCATTAGTATCTCATCGCAAAGGATTCTAATGCCCTGGTTTTTCGTCCTTTGCGGTGCAATATTTCATAAATAATATATTTTAACAATCGCCGGCAGCTAACAAACATAACATCCACTTTGCACCCCCGGGCCGCTGGATACCTATGTATCAGCGAGGTACCACAAAAGCGCCTGCCAGCCCGCACACCACAAGGGCAGGCGATATGGGGCGGCAGACCCAACCATGCAATCATCCCCGCTTCGCACACACCGCCCACACTCAGCCGAGCCAGAATCCCATGCATTTCGCACAGGCCCATCTTGTCAGTAATTACTGCATAACTATCTGCATCCCAAAACGAGCCCTTTTTTGTATAATTAACACATAATTTGAGAGAGGAGGGAGAATGATGAATAAACAAGAGAATGTCCGGTTATTGAAGCAACACTTTGAGGCCTTTGGCAGGGGTGACCTCCCTGCTGCACTGGATTTTGTAGCAGACGATGTAGATTGGCAATCACCGGTAACGCGAACTGAATCACAGAATATCTCATGGGCCAAACCTTGTCATAGCCGTGAAGAGGTTTCTTTATTTTTCAAAGAATTATATGAAAAAGTACAACCGGAAGGTATGGAGATATTTGATTTTACTGCCCAAGGTGATCGAGTAATTGTAGAGGGAAGAAATCGTGGTATTGTAAAGTCCACGGGCCATAGTTACGACCATGATTGGGTGATGGTATTCACTTTCAAGAACGGAAAAATTGTACGGCATAGACACTATTATGATACAAATGACATACTGGCAGCTTTTCGTAAGAAATGAATCCTATAGAATGCCTAATTAATCAAAAAGCTCCTGCCAGCCCCCACACCACAAGGGCGGTTGGAGCAGAGGGGGATGGCAGGGGAGCTGGAGGAATAGTAGAAAAAACAAATTTTGAACAATGAGAATAAATAACTAAAGCTTTATAAGGAAAATATGAACCTTTCATTAAAAAAAGATTTTTTTAACGGTGCCCTTCTGAAATGGTATGAGCAAAACCACAGAGACTTTCCATGGAGAGGAGTATTAGATCCATATGCAATATTAATCTCAGAAATACTACTACAAAAAACAAGAGCTGAAAATGTCGTTACAGTGTTTAATAAGTTTATTGTGAAATATCCCGATGTTGACAAACTTTCTACAGCTTCCTTTGCCGATATAAAAAATGAAATAAAAATACTAGGTTTATATACCCAACGAACCACTAAAATCCAGAATTTAGCAAAAATCTTGAGTGAAAAATATAATGGAAAAATTCCAGATAATAAAAAAGAATTATTAGAACTTCCAGGTGTTGGTATTTATATTGCAAATGCAGTACTATGTTTTGCATTTAATTGTGATGTTCCTTTATTAGATACAAATATTGGTAGAATTATTGAAAGAGTTTTCTCAGTTAAAGTGACTGGAGAAGAGAGGAAAAAAATTCGGGTGTGGAACTTAATAGCTGAATTCCTACCAGAGGGTAAATCGAGGGAATATAATTATTCTTTAATAGATTTTGGGGCCAAGGTATGCACAGCTAGAAATCCTAAACATAATTTGTGCCCGCTGATTGAAATCTGTGATTATTATTCAAAGATAAGGAATAAATAACAATATAAATAAGTGGTACAGTTGAAATAAGTTTTTTAATTGTTTTATAATGTGTTATATAAATGCTTTCAACAGAAGATCATAAAGTGATTTTGCTACATGTCTGGCAAGTGGAACTGGGACGCCATTTGCTATCAAAGCATATTTTTGGGTTAATGCTATTTCAGAAGGTAGTATATATGTATCAGGTATTCCCTGTAACCTCATTGTTTCCCTAACTGTAAGCCTCCGTTTTTCCCAAGGATGGATATGAACTTCATTATGTCCATAACAAGCAGTTGGACTATATCTATAACGGTGAAGGCGCTTGAAGGACTTTCTGTTTGTATCTCCTTCCTCTATTGTATTAAATTTATTTGAATATGGCTTAAATCCTTCTTTTCCATTTGGCAGTTTGTCTGGTGGATTGCTGCCGCTAAGTATATGGTATATCATTAGTTCATCAGGTATTCCGGCAGGTTTTTCAGGGATCTTATTTTTTTGTACAATAGTTGGCCAATCAAACATTTTTTTTGCATTTTTATACTGAGGGCATTCAGGCCATGGAAACCACCCCCTTTCTTTTTGTTCTAACTCCCGATTAAGAAATGTTTCTGAAAGATGATGCTTTATACCAATGATAAATAATCTCTCGCGGTCTTGTGGTAGTCCCAGTTCAAGCGCATTCAAAATACGCAAATCAAGATTGTATCCATTTTCTTCAAGCTGATTCTCTAGCTTTGCAAGAAACTTTCGATGTTTTTTGGTCCGGAAGAGCCCTGCCACGTTTTCAAACAAAAAAAAATCTGGTTTGATTTCACATATGCGGTCAATATAAACATTGGATAGAGGGCCATGAATACCATTATGCCCCCGATTCTTTCCCCCTATGCTGAAATCTGGGCAAGGCGGTCCTCCAATCATCCCGAATAGTTCTGGTATTTTCAGCGGAAAAGCTGCTTCAATAATATCACACGTAGCTATATCAACAATACTACGTCGGTCGCTGATCTTCGCTTGTTTCGAATTTGGACTGGAAGAATGTCTCCATGTCGTCATACCATATTCATGCATGTCAGCAAAAACTGGATTACACTCATTGTTCCAGACAATTTTAAAACCAGCTTGCTCGAACCCCAAGTCAAGAAATCCTCCACCTGTAAAGAAAGAAAGTACAGGAATCTCTTTCATTTTAAATTTTTTATTTGCAAATTCCTGAGTATTAACTGATTGAGATACCATTTTATCAGCTCATCGAATAGATGGTGGTAAAAAGTCCTTCTTCATAGTTGCCGGAGATATTATCTGCAATTAAAGAATATATGAATACTTTATCATAAGAATTATTAAGAACTGGATGTCTTTTGGGGTGCAAACCCCTAACTTTTATGGTATTAGACTGACCGTCAGGTATGATTGTAATTAATATAAGTCCATTTCCCAATCTCTTTTTATCTACAACTATTCCTTTTACATCATACGGCCAATCAATTTCTTGTTCAACCTCTCTCTGTTCCCAGTAAGGGAGGCAGCCCGGCCGATAGGAACAAAACCTACATCTTTGTGGGGAGGGTGATGCTAGCCGATTTAACATCAATTCATAACTTTCGGTCGTATTCGTGATTATTGAATTGATCTTTTTTAGAATATGACCAGCTTCAATTAATAAATCTGAACATTCATCTTCATCAAACTGAATCTCATAAGATTCTCCATTCGTCCCTACGACTTTTAAAGACACTGGCCACTTAGCATACATTGAATTATATAAAGCAGCATAGAGTTTTAATTGTAATTGAATATTTTCATGAATACTTGGTTCAGGCGAGTTATTCTCGGATTCAATTATTGAGCCTGTTTTATAGTCTACTATTACATCTCCTGCATCTGTAGATATTATTGCATCTGCATATCCTCCGACTTTTCCGTCTGGAGTCTGTAACCAAACTTCTTCTGATTTTGTTGTATGGAAATTGCCCGTAATCTCAAAATGTGGTAATTGAGATGGAATCATATTACGCATAATTAGTAAGCATTGTTGTTTTTTAACTTCGTAGTTTTGAACAGATTTTTCAAGGGGTACAAAATGTTTCTCCATCCAAGAAAGACTCATCTGAACCTCCTCTTCCTGTATATAACTATCCC includes the following:
- a CDS encoding amidohydrolase family protein; the encoded protein is MAEARRCVVELGLSGIKLHPHAQKFAIDSATVYRIAEWVAAARPDIPIIFDNGKPASPNQLIGNLAETFPDVTFILAHMRGGDFIEVTAAHDNIFIQTTVVPQVEVVQQCVDELGADRVIMGLDSPYHSMEDEVTKVEALQLPEAEKLMVFSGTAKKVLNI
- a CDS encoding type II toxin-antitoxin system HicA family toxin; translation: MPRLPVLSGKELVTALKKAGFVEVRQKGSHVSIQKITPDKTYRTVVPLHKELAKGTLLDILHQTGMSRGNLLEIL
- a CDS encoding type II toxin-antitoxin system HicB family antitoxin produces the protein MNTFLISIQKEDKFFIARCPELGVTSQGETLDEVQINIKEAIELYIESFGTEDLPSETSRPFWTTVEVAHA
- a CDS encoding N-acetyltransferase — encoded protein: MQIRPTKESDLHDVLLVEKAAFGTEEGKEIADLVNDLLVDPSAMPILSLIAIKDYQAIGHILFTKAIIDSNLSISAVILAPLAVIPAAQSQGVGGQLINEGLKCLSESGVDLVFVLGHPDYYPRHGFKPASILGFDAPYPIQQEHADAWMVKELRFGVIGSVSGKVQCSDVLNQPEHWRE
- a CDS encoding type II toxin-antitoxin system RelE/ParE family toxin, coding for MDAEYSIILSNKFDKTFSQLDRVSQKRIIERLKELSKNPKSGKPLKGRFKGIRSLRVGKYRILYDIQENHLIIVVIAMGHRRNVYD
- a CDS encoding type II toxin-antitoxin system RelE/ParE family toxin, producing the protein MSYKVKYTSKGKMDLKKLPLGVAQSIILSIHDIKNDPYSYVKKIKGTKSHPLYTHRVGEYRVILDIIDDSLLIIVIETGHRSKIYRKY
- a CDS encoding type II toxin-antitoxin system HicA family toxin, with amino-acid sequence MKLPVISGEKAIKAFLNAGFVKVRQRGSHVRLEKIEGDDIIKLTVPLHNPMKKETLSRLIKDAGLTIDEFVKLL
- a CDS encoding type II toxin-antitoxin system HicB family antitoxin, whose translation is MIFKVVLELAEEGGYVVYVPSLPGCISEGDSKEEALENIKEAIELYLEPIENPVLANSAEVAEVAV
- a CDS encoding nuclear transport factor 2 family protein; the encoded protein is MNKQENVRLLKQHFEAFGRGDLPAALDFVADDVDWQSPVTRTESQNISWAKPCHSREEVSLFFKELYEKVQPEGMEIFDFTAQGDRVIVEGRNRGIVKSTGHSYDHDWVMVFTFKNGKIVRHRHYYDTNDILAAFRKK
- a CDS encoding A/G-specific adenine glycosylase, translated to MNLSLKKDFFNGALLKWYEQNHRDFPWRGVLDPYAILISEILLQKTRAENVVTVFNKFIVKYPDVDKLSTASFADIKNEIKILGLYTQRTTKIQNLAKILSEKYNGKIPDNKKELLELPGVGIYIANAVLCFAFNCDVPLLDTNIGRIIERVFSVKVTGEERKKIRVWNLIAEFLPEGKSREYNYSLIDFGAKVCTARNPKHNLCPLIEICDYYSKIRNK
- a CDS encoding DNA cytosine methyltransferase, translating into MVSQSVNTQEFANKKFKMKEIPVLSFFTGGGFLDLGFEQAGFKIVWNNECNPVFADMHEYGMTTWRHSSSPNSKQAKISDRRSIVDIATCDIIEAAFPLKIPELFGMIGGPPCPDFSIGGKNRGHNGIHGPLSNVYIDRICEIKPDFFLFENVAGLFRTKKHRKFLAKLENQLEENGYNLDLRILNALELGLPQDRERLFIIGIKHHLSETFLNRELEQKERGWFPWPECPQYKNAKKMFDWPTIVQKNKIPEKPAGIPDELMIYHILSGSNPPDKLPNGKEGFKPYSNKFNTIEEGDTNRKSFKRLHRYRYSPTACYGHNEVHIHPWEKRRLTVRETMRLQGIPDTYILPSEIALTQKYALIANGVPVPLARHVAKSLYDLLLKAFI